GGTGGAAGGCGCAGCCCGAGGGGACGTTGATGAGGCTCGGCGGCTGGCCCTTGACGGGGATGAGCCGCTCGGACGTCTCCCGGTCGATGCGCGGCATCGAGCCCAGCAGGCCCCAGGTGTACGGGTGCTGCGGGCGCTCGAAGACGTCGTCGACACTGCCGCGCTCCACGCACCGGCCGCCGTACATCACGAGGACGTCGTCGGCGATCTCGGCGACCACACCCAGGTCGTGGGTGATGAGGACGACCGCGGAGCCGAACTCCTTCTGCAGGTCCCGGATCAGGTCGAGGATCTGCGCCTGGACGGTGACGTCGAGGGCGGTGGTCGGCTCGTCCGCGATGAGCAGCTCGGGGTTGTTGACCAGCGCCATCGCGATCATCGCGCGCTGGCGCATACCGCCGGAGAACTCGTGCGGGTAGCTGTCGACGCGCTTGCCGGGCTCGGGGATGCCGACCCGGTCGAGCATCTCGATCGCCCGCTTGCGCGCGGTCTTCTTGTTGACGTCGTGGTGGACCCGGTACGCCTCCACGATCTGGTTGCCGATCGTGTAGTACGGGTGCATCGCGGACAGCGGGTCCTGGAAGATCATCGCCATCTCGCGGCCGCGCAGCCGGCGCACCTCGTCCGGGTCGGCGGAGACCAGCTCCTTGCCGCCCAGCCAGATCTCGCCGGACATCTGCACGTTCTTGCCGCGCGCGCCGAGCCGGTGCAGGCCCATGATGGCCAGCGAGGTGACGGACTTGCCGGAGCCGGACTCGCCGACGATGCAGAGGGTCTTGCCCTTCTCCACCTGGAAGCTGAGCCCGTCGACGGACTTGACCAGGCCGTCGTCGGTCGGGAAGTGCACCTTGAGGTCGCGGACCGCGAGGAAGGCGTCGGGAGCGTTGCCGGGCCCGGGCTCGCCCAGGGCGGCGCCGGTCTTGGAGAGTTCGGTCACGAGAGCCTCACCCGCGGGTCGGCGGCGGCGTACAGCAGGTCCACCAGGAGATTTGCGACTACGACGAAGATGGCGGCCAACAGGGTCACGCCGAGGATCGGGGGCAGGTCGTTGTCGGTGATGCCCTGGACCGCGTACTGACCGATGCCGGGCAGCGAGAAGACGGTCTCGGTGATCACCGCACCGCCGAGCAGCAGCCCCAGGTCCATGCCGAACACGGTGATGATCGGCGTCAGCGCTGCCCTCAGGCCGTGCCGGCCGACCACGTTGCGCTCGCGCAGGCCCTTGGCGCGGGCCGTGCGGATGAAGTCCTCGTTCATCGTCTCCAGCATGCCCGAACGGGTCAGCCGGGCGTAGATGGCGGAGTACAGCAGAGCGAGCGAGCACCAGGCCGGGAAGAGCGTGTTGGCCCACTGGGCCGGGTTCTCCGTGAACGGCACATAGGTGCGGCCGAAGATCGGCCACTGGTAGGTGAAGAGCAGCAGCGCCAGGTTGCCCGTGAAGAACATGGGCAGCGAGACACCGGCGAGCGCGACGCCCATGAAGCTGCGGTCGAAGAAGCTGCCGGGCTTGAGCGCGGAGATCACACCGATCACGACACCGGAGACCAGCCACAGCACGGCGGCACCGAGGGCCAGCGACGCGGTGACCGGGATGCGCGAGGTGAGCTGCGGCCAGACCGCCTCGTGGGTCTTGAAGGAGTAACCGAAGCACGGCGCGTCGCAGTGCGCGGTGGTGGGACCCAGGTTGTAGGTGGCCCCGGACACGACACCCTTGATGAAGTGCCAGTACTGGAGGTACAGGGGGTCGTCCAGACCCAGGTTCTGCTTGACCGCGAGGATGTCCGCCTTCGACGGGCTCTTCCCGAGGTACTGCTGCGCGAGCTGGTCGGCGGTCTGACCGGCCATCCGTGGCAGCAGGAAGAAGATCGCGAAGGTGACCGCGGTGACGACCAACAGCAGGATCACTGCCGCGAACGTCCGACGGAGGATGTACGAGATCACGGGGACCGGCGCTGGTGCCCGTGGGCCGCGAAGCCCACGGGCACCAATGCCTTCACCTGCCTTCCGGGGCTACTTCTTGGTCGTGCCGATGTTGAGGTAGTCGTACTGACCGCTGAAGGCCGCCGAGGACACCAGGTTGGTGAAGCCGGCCGGACGGTACAGCAGGACCTTGAAGTAGGTCAGCGGGACCAGCGCCGCCAGGTCCATCGCACGCTTGTCGATCTGCCCGTACAGGGCGTTGCGCGCGGTGTCGTCCTCGGTGGCGATGGCCTTCTCCAGCATCTCGTTGATCTGCTTGTCGTTCAGATACGAGAGGTTGGTGTTGCCGGACGCGCCGATCGCGTCACCGTGCAGGATCTGCTGGAGGAAGCCGTAGCCGGAGGGCCAGTCGGCACCCCACTGCATCATGTGCAGACCGATGTTCTGCTTCTTGTCGAAGCTCGGCACACCCGCGTAGTCGGTGAAGTACTTGCCCGACGGGTACTGCTTCATGCTGGCGTTGATGCCGACCTTCTTCAGCGAGGCGATGATCGCGGTGGCCGCGTCGATCTCCTGCGGACGGTCGCTGCGCGCCGAGATGTTGGTGCTGATCGTCGACTTGCCGCAGGCCTTCAGCTGCTCCTTGGCCTTGGCGACGTCACCCTTGTTGCCGGTGGTCGCGTAGACGTCGGCCTTCTGGTAGCCGGGGATGTCCGGCGGCAGGACGGTGGTGGCGATGTCACCGCGGATCGGGCCACCCTCGGCGGTCTGCACGGAGACCTTGTCGATGGCGTACTCGACGGCCTTGCGGCACTCGACCTTGTCGAACGGCGCGACCTGGGTGTTGATCGCCATGTAGACCAGACGGCCACCGTAGGTGTTGTCCGTGTTGGCCTTCAGGTTGGAGTCGTTGACGACCTTCGCCTGGGTCGCGGCCTGGACGCCGGTACCACCGAGGTCGATCGCGTCACCGGCCTGGACGTCCTGGTCGATCGTCTCGGCGTTGACCTTCAGCTTGACGACGATCTTGTCCGGGTACTGCTTGCGCAGCGGGTCGGTCTTCGCGTCCCAGTTCTCGTTGCGCACGAGGACGGCCTGCTGGCCCTCCTTGTAGCTCTGGAACTTGTACGAGCCCGAGGAGACGATGCTCTTGACGTAGTCGACGCCGGTGTCCTTGGCCTGCGGGACCGGGGCCGTCTGCGGCGTGGCGACCAGGTAGTCGAACTCCTGGAAGGGACGGTTGAGCTTGAAGACGATCGTGGTGTCGTCCGGCGTCTCGATGGACTTCAGGCCCTCGGCGCTCTTGTCCTTGTAGGGGCCCTTGTACTTGTCGCCGCCCTCGAGGAACTGCTGGAAGTAGTTCGGGCCGAGGGAGAGCACGTCACGCGCGAAGTTCGAGCGCTCGACGGCGTACTTGACGTCCTTCGAGGTGATCGGGGTGCCGTCCTGGTACTTCAGACCCGAACGGATCTTGTACGTCCAGGTCTTGCCGCCGTCGCTCGGCTGGCCGGCGCTCTCGGCGAGGTCCGGGACCAGCTTGTTGCCCTCCTCGCCCGGACCGGGCTGGAAGGTCATCAGCGGGCGGGCGTACAGCCGGCTGAGGTTGTACATGTAGGCGTAGTACGTGTTGCCGGGGTCGAAGGAGTCCGGGACGTCGGAGTACTCGTACGTGACCGTCCCACCCTTCTGGGTGGAGGCGTTGACGACACCCTTGGTCGCTGCGTTGGCCCCTGCCGACTTGCTTCCGTCTCCACCGTCGTTGTCATCGGCCTTGCTGCAAGCCGAGAGCAACAGGCTCGCACTGCCGATGGCCGCCACTGCGGCCAGCGCTGACCTTCGCATGATGGTCTGCTTCCCCTTCAATTGTCGGAAATCTTGTGGACTCTCACCGCGGCCGCGGGTCAGCGGCTGCGCGGGTCGAGAGCGTCGCGGAGACCGTCGCCGAGCAGGTTGAACGCCAGGACGGTCACGAAGATGGCCAGACCAGGCACGATCATGAACTGGGGGTCGACCTGGTAGTAGTCGACCGCCTGGTTGATCATGCCGCCCCAGGACGCCTGCGGAGGCTGGATGCCGACGCCGAGGAAACTGAGGGACGCCTCGAAGAGGATGTTGGTCGGGATGAGCAGCGTCGAGTAGACGATGATCGGGCCGACGAGGTTCGGCAGCAGCTCCCGGAAGAGGATGTAGGGCCCCTTGGCCCCCATCCCCCGGGACGCGTCGACGAACTCCCGCTCGCGCAGGGCCAGCGTCTGGCCGCGCACGATGCGGCCCAGATAGGGCCAGTTGAAGAAGCCGATGATGAAGATCAGCACGCTGATGTGCAGCGGCAGGCCCTCGAGGCCGAAGGCACCGCCCTGCAGGGTGGCCGAGATGGCGATGGCGAACAGCAGCAGCGGGAACGCCAGGAAGGTGTCCATCAGCCGGCTGATGATCGTGTCGACCCGGCCGCCGTAGTACCCGGCGACCACGCCGAGGACCGCGCCGATCGTGTTGGACAGGATCGTGGCACCGAAGGCCACGACCAGGGAGACCCAGGAACCCTCGAGGATGCGGGTGGCGATGTCGCGGCCGAACTTCGGCTCGACGCCGAGCGGGTGGTCCCAGCTCATGCCGCCCCAGTCGCCCTTGGGCAGCGAGGTGTTGGGGTCGATCAGATCCTGGTGCAGGGCGTTCGGGTCCAGACCGAAGAGGGCCTGGATGGGACGGGACAGCACCGCGACCAGGATCAGCAGGATGACGATCACGCCACCGGCGACCGCCACCTTGTCCCTCTTGAAGCGGGACCAGGCGATCTGCCCCAGGGAACGGCCCTCGATCTGCCCCTTGCCGGCCCCGGCGAGGACAGCCTCAGGCTGCGCCTCGGCCTGCGCCCCGGTGGTCTCGATCGGTGCGGTCACAGTGACCCGACCCCTCTCGCCGGTGGTGACCGGCCTACACCTGCCGTGGATTACGGCTTTGTCGACTTGCTCAGCTCACAGGAACATCTGATCCTGCGTCTGCCTGGGGAGTCTTCAGCTTCGCTGCGATCACCCGCCAGGCCTGGCGAGGAAAGTATGCGTAACCGTGATGCAGTACGAGGGATTCCGTTATCCGAACAACGGGTAACGCCTCCCGGACGCATGCCAGTTGGGACAGAACGGCACAATAAGCGACATCGGTGATGATCCGCCGCTATCTACGCGCGAAGAAATGTGGCTGTTACGTAAACGAGCCGAACGGGTTGCTTTGACTCTCAGTAACCGCCACGGGCCGGCGGGTAGCCGTACCCCGCCGCCGGGGCCTGGGCCGGAGCGCCGTGCGCCTCGCGGTCGTAGAAGGGCCGGGCCCCCGCGCGCATCCACAGCGCAACCGGGTCGTACTCGTCGGACATCGCCACGGTCGACACCGGCAGCCCCTCCGGGACCGCGCCGATGGACTGCTGCATCATCGCGCGCACCGAGTCCACGGCCGACGGGCTGGTGTCGTACACATCCAGGCCGATGGCGAGATACGGCGCCCCGAGCGCCGGCTGCACCCAGGCGCGGCGCAGTGAGCGGACCGCCGGGGTGCGGTGGGCGTTCTGCACGAGCAGGGCGTAGAACTGCGGGACCTCGATACCGGGCTCCGAGAGCCGGAGCGGGCCCGCGGGCTGGCGCTCCAGGCCGGTGGCGATGCGGCGCAGGTCGAGCCAGGGGATGCCGACGCCACCGCCGGGGGCGTGCGGATTCAGCCAGAGACCGTAGTGGTCGGGGTAGAGGGTGCGGGCGACGTCGATGCCGTCGACGACCTCGTAGGAACGGTTCCAGCCGCTCGCGGAGAGCTCCTGGGCCGAGGTCACGCAGGGGGCGTAACCGTGGCCGTCGACCTCCATGTTTCCGTACTGGGCGTCCGGGGAGCCGGACTGGCCGTGCCACAGCAGCATCCAGATCTGGCCGGCGGTCGGGGTCGCGAGGGCGCGCAGCAGTGCCTCGTAGGCGTCGTAGCGCCCGGGGGTCACCTGGCGCAGCATGTGCTCGACCGAGCCGGTCGCGGTGCCGCTGGCGCTCACGTCGTATCGCCCCTTCTTGAAAGTTCCCCGAGTATGAAACCAGCTTAAGCGCCTACCGGGTGGGGACCTGTGCGTCGTCGGCGGGTGCGCGTTGTCCGTGGCTGGTCGCGCAGTTCCCCGCGCCCCTGAGCGGGTTCGACTAGCCCTGGGTGTAGAAGGGCCGTACCTGTCCTCGCATCCAGTGGCCCACCGGGTCGTCCGCCACGTCCAACAGGACCAGGTTGACCGGCCACTTCACCGGGGTCGTGCCCAGTGCCCTGCCGAGGGCGTCCATCGGGAGGGTGCGCAGGTCGCCCTCCCACTGGGAGAGTTCGACGCCGACGAACATGACCGGGTCGGACGTCTCGATGGCGGCCAGGCAGCGGCGGGCCGTGAGGACCACGCCGGTCGCCGCGAACTCCGCGGACGCGGCCGCGAGGAA
Above is a window of Streptomyces griseorubiginosus DNA encoding:
- a CDS encoding ABC transporter ATP-binding protein; this translates as MTELSKTGAALGEPGPGNAPDAFLAVRDLKVHFPTDDGLVKSVDGLSFQVEKGKTLCIVGESGSGKSVTSLAIMGLHRLGARGKNVQMSGEIWLGGKELVSADPDEVRRLRGREMAMIFQDPLSAMHPYYTIGNQIVEAYRVHHDVNKKTARKRAIEMLDRVGIPEPGKRVDSYPHEFSGGMRQRAMIAMALVNNPELLIADEPTTALDVTVQAQILDLIRDLQKEFGSAVVLITHDLGVVAEIADDVLVMYGGRCVERGSVDDVFERPQHPYTWGLLGSMPRIDRETSERLIPVKGQPPSLINVPSGCAFHPRCPYADIPKGDVTRTVRPELQQVGGGHFSACHLSQEDRTRIWTEEIAPKL
- a CDS encoding ABC transporter permease, translating into MISYILRRTFAAVILLLVVTAVTFAIFFLLPRMAGQTADQLAQQYLGKSPSKADILAVKQNLGLDDPLYLQYWHFIKGVVSGATYNLGPTTAHCDAPCFGYSFKTHEAVWPQLTSRIPVTASLALGAAVLWLVSGVVIGVISALKPGSFFDRSFMGVALAGVSLPMFFTGNLALLLFTYQWPIFGRTYVPFTENPAQWANTLFPAWCSLALLYSAIYARLTRSGMLETMNEDFIRTARAKGLRERNVVGRHGLRAALTPIITVFGMDLGLLLGGAVITETVFSLPGIGQYAVQGITDNDLPPILGVTLLAAIFVVVANLLVDLLYAAADPRVRLS
- a CDS encoding ABC transporter substrate-binding protein, whose protein sequence is MRRSALAAVAAIGSASLLLSACSKADDNDGGDGSKSAGANAATKGVVNASTQKGGTVTYEYSDVPDSFDPGNTYYAYMYNLSRLYARPLMTFQPGPGEEGNKLVPDLAESAGQPSDGGKTWTYKIRSGLKYQDGTPITSKDVKYAVERSNFARDVLSLGPNYFQQFLEGGDKYKGPYKDKSAEGLKSIETPDDTTIVFKLNRPFQEFDYLVATPQTAPVPQAKDTGVDYVKSIVSSGSYKFQSYKEGQQAVLVRNENWDAKTDPLRKQYPDKIVVKLKVNAETIDQDVQAGDAIDLGGTGVQAATQAKVVNDSNLKANTDNTYGGRLVYMAINTQVAPFDKVECRKAVEYAIDKVSVQTAEGGPIRGDIATTVLPPDIPGYQKADVYATTGNKGDVAKAKEQLKACGKSTISTNISARSDRPQEIDAATAIIASLKKVGINASMKQYPSGKYFTDYAGVPSFDKKQNIGLHMMQWGADWPSGYGFLQQILHGDAIGASGNTNLSYLNDKQINEMLEKAIATEDDTARNALYGQIDKRAMDLAALVPLTYFKVLLYRPAGFTNLVSSAAFSGQYDYLNIGTTKK
- a CDS encoding ABC transporter permease, translated to MTAPIETTGAQAEAQPEAVLAGAGKGQIEGRSLGQIAWSRFKRDKVAVAGGVIVILLILVAVLSRPIQALFGLDPNALHQDLIDPNTSLPKGDWGGMSWDHPLGVEPKFGRDIATRILEGSWVSLVVAFGATILSNTIGAVLGVVAGYYGGRVDTIISRLMDTFLAFPLLLFAIAISATLQGGAFGLEGLPLHISVLIFIIGFFNWPYLGRIVRGQTLALREREFVDASRGMGAKGPYILFRELLPNLVGPIIVYSTLLIPTNILFEASLSFLGVGIQPPQASWGGMINQAVDYYQVDPQFMIVPGLAIFVTVLAFNLLGDGLRDALDPRSR
- a CDS encoding enhanced serine sensitivity protein SseB C-terminal domain-containing protein; the encoded protein is MSASGTATGSVEHMLRQVTPGRYDAYEALLRALATPTAGQIWMLLWHGQSGSPDAQYGNMEVDGHGYAPCVTSAQELSASGWNRSYEVVDGIDVARTLYPDHYGLWLNPHAPGGGVGIPWLDLRRIATGLERQPAGPLRLSEPGIEVPQFYALLVQNAHRTPAVRSLRRAWVQPALGAPYLAIGLDVYDTSPSAVDSVRAMMQQSIGAVPEGLPVSTVAMSDEYDPVALWMRAGARPFYDREAHGAPAQAPAAGYGYPPARGGY